One Streptomyces sp. SAI-135 DNA segment encodes these proteins:
- a CDS encoding HlyD family efflux transporter periplasmic adaptor subunit: protein MQFRQQALAKLQSPEELDLPVRFARPQGWLVMSVTVVVMAAASVWAVTGSVASTVSAPAILTHGQGSYILQSPVAGQVTQVIAEEGSQLPADSPVLKVRTSEGDTVVRTVAAGRVTALAATIGQIISTGANVAAVEKVAHASDPMYATVYVPAENAASIPDDAAVDLTVSSVPTQEYGVLRGHVKSVDRSAQSAQQIAAFLGDGQLGEQFTKDGRPVAVLVRLDRSKATKSGYRWSSADGPPFALTSMTLATGSIRLADQRPVDWLLP from the coding sequence GTGCAGTTCCGCCAACAGGCCCTCGCCAAGCTCCAGTCACCGGAGGAGCTCGACCTTCCGGTGCGCTTCGCCCGCCCGCAGGGCTGGCTGGTGATGTCGGTGACGGTGGTCGTGATGGCCGCCGCCTCGGTGTGGGCGGTGACCGGTTCGGTCGCCTCCACGGTGAGCGCGCCCGCCATCCTCACCCACGGGCAGGGCAGTTACATCCTCCAGAGTCCGGTCGCGGGCCAGGTCACCCAGGTGATCGCCGAAGAGGGCAGCCAACTGCCCGCCGACTCCCCCGTACTGAAGGTCCGTACGTCCGAGGGCGACACCGTCGTCCGCACGGTCGCCGCCGGCCGGGTCACCGCGCTGGCGGCCACCATCGGCCAGATCATCTCGACCGGCGCGAACGTCGCCGCCGTGGAGAAGGTCGCCCACGCCTCCGATCCGATGTACGCCACGGTGTACGTGCCCGCCGAGAACGCCGCCTCCATACCGGACGACGCGGCCGTGGACCTAACGGTCTCCTCGGTGCCCACCCAGGAGTACGGCGTGCTGCGCGGCCATGTGAAGTCGGTGGACCGCTCGGCGCAGTCGGCGCAGCAGATCGCCGCGTTCCTCGGGGACGGCCAGCTCGGTGAGCAGTTCACCAAGGACGGCCGGCCGGTCGCCGTACTGGTGAGGCTGGACAGGTCGAAGGCCACGAAGAGCGGTTACCGGTGGTCGTCCGCGGACGGACCGCCCTTCGCCCTCACCTCCATGACCCTGGCCACGGGTTCGATCCGGCTGGCCGATCAGCGCCCCGTCGATTGGCTGCTGCCGTGA
- a CDS encoding PaaI family thioesterase → MTMTPAEADKILADNFAPWVLDLALSVESLGADHAVLRLPWSQRLAREGGALSGQALMAAADTATVIAVSAARGAYGPMTTVQQSTSFQRAVTGSDVLIKAVVTKLGRRMAFADITMTDSATGDLAARASTVYALLG, encoded by the coding sequence ATGACGATGACGCCCGCCGAAGCCGACAAGATCCTCGCCGACAACTTCGCCCCCTGGGTCCTCGACCTCGCCCTGAGCGTCGAGTCCCTCGGCGCCGACCATGCCGTGCTGCGTCTGCCCTGGTCACAGCGGCTGGCCCGGGAAGGGGGCGCGCTGTCGGGCCAGGCCCTGATGGCCGCTGCCGACACCGCCACGGTGATCGCGGTCTCGGCGGCCCGGGGCGCCTACGGACCGATGACGACGGTGCAGCAGTCCACCAGCTTCCAGCGGGCGGTGACCGGTTCGGATGTCCTGATCAAGGCGGTCGTCACCAAACTGGGCCGGCGCATGGCCTTCGCCGACATCACGATGACCGACTCCGCGACGGGTGACCTCGCGGCCCGGGCGAGCACGGTCTACGCACTTCTGGGCTGA
- a CDS encoding S1 family peptidase, translating to MSHKRIPKRKAAFAAGTVVALGAAAILLPNANASQDGSSNDAAAIAPKTLKASDASDLASQLEELLGDAFAGSYYDSDSGQLVVNVIPGDNNNVVVQAKKAGAKVREVENSLTELAAGAKTLKEEATIPGTAWAVDPRTNKILVTADSTVTGAKWNTLESTVKSLGSGMATVKKSAGTFKTFVSGGDAIFAGGARCSLGFNVTAGDGSPAFLTAGHCGVAAEQWSDTQDGQPIATVDQATFPGDGDFALVKYDDPATQAPSEVNVGGGQTVAINQAADAEVGLQVFRMGSTTGLADGQVLGLDATVNYPEGTVTGLIQTDVCAEPGDSGGSLFTQDGAAIGLTSGGSGDCTVGGETFFQPVTTALQAVGATLGAGDAAGGAGGDQAGGEEAGAGGDAGAGAGDEAGAGQEAGAGGDASASPGDEAGAGQEAGGDVIGGEEAGNGQDTGNGTGDAAGDAADQSHN from the coding sequence TTGAGTCACAAGCGAATTCCGAAGCGCAAGGCCGCATTCGCGGCAGGCACCGTGGTGGCGCTCGGAGCGGCCGCGATTCTGCTGCCCAACGCCAACGCGTCCCAGGACGGCTCGTCGAACGACGCGGCGGCCATCGCGCCGAAGACTCTGAAGGCGTCGGACGCCTCGGACCTCGCCTCGCAGCTCGAGGAGTTGCTGGGCGACGCCTTCGCCGGGTCCTACTACGACTCCGACAGCGGCCAGCTCGTCGTGAACGTCATACCCGGCGACAACAACAACGTCGTCGTGCAGGCGAAGAAGGCCGGGGCCAAGGTCCGCGAGGTCGAGAACAGCCTCACCGAGCTGGCGGCCGGCGCGAAGACCCTCAAGGAGGAGGCGACCATCCCGGGCACCGCCTGGGCCGTCGACCCGCGCACCAACAAGATCCTGGTGACCGCCGACAGCACCGTCACCGGCGCCAAGTGGAACACCCTCGAGTCGACCGTGAAGAGCCTCGGCTCCGGCATGGCGACCGTGAAGAAGTCGGCCGGCACCTTCAAGACCTTCGTCTCCGGCGGTGACGCCATCTTCGCCGGCGGCGCCCGCTGCTCGCTCGGCTTCAACGTCACCGCGGGTGACGGCAGTCCCGCCTTCCTGACCGCCGGTCACTGCGGGGTCGCGGCCGAGCAGTGGTCCGACACCCAGGACGGCCAGCCGATCGCCACCGTCGACCAGGCCACCTTCCCCGGCGACGGCGACTTCGCCCTGGTCAAGTACGACGACCCGGCGACCCAGGCGCCCAGCGAGGTCAACGTCGGCGGCGGCCAGACCGTCGCGATCAACCAGGCCGCGGACGCCGAGGTCGGCCTCCAGGTCTTCCGGATGGGCTCCACCACCGGACTCGCCGACGGCCAGGTCCTCGGCCTCGACGCCACCGTGAACTACCCCGAGGGTACCGTCACCGGACTCATCCAGACCGACGTGTGCGCCGAGCCCGGCGACAGCGGCGGCTCGCTGTTCACCCAGGACGGCGCGGCGATCGGTCTGACCTCCGGCGGCAGCGGCGACTGCACGGTCGGTGGCGAGACCTTCTTCCAGCCGGTCACCACCGCACTCCAGGCGGTCGGCGCCACGCTCGGCGCGGGTGACGCGGCCGGCGGTGCGGGCGGCGACCAGGCCGGCGGCGAGGAGGCCGGCGCCGGTGGCGACGCCGGGGCCGGTGCGGGCGACGAGGCGGGCGCGGGCCAGGAAGCCGGTGCCGGTGGCGACGCCAGTGCGAGCCCCGGTGACGAGGCCGGCGCGGGCCAGGAGGCCGGCGGTGACGTGATCGGCGGCGAGGAGGCCGGCAACGGCCAGGACACCGGAAACGGCACCGGTGACGCCGCGGGTGACGCTGCGGACCAGTCGCACAACTGA
- a CDS encoding SpoIIE family protein phosphatase produces MSPASAGARTRVGRPLLTLALASMMDEVHAHSGAVYLMAADEPVLEMAVMAGLPRAFAAPWERVGLSAPIPVAEAARERRLVWVGGEHEMARRYPRIAVVLPYPFALAAVPVATAAKVYGAVFVTWPGSHPPDLSDRERDHLTAACGRLAVRLERAVEDSVSPHTEPDLLAAAHVGSPAGTLGTVEAARMVARLPYGLCSLDLHGRISFANDAAAELIGVPVSRLLGSQLWAAVPWLNDPVYEDRYRGALLSQHSTSFVALRPPGDWLSFRLYPSTTGLSVRVSRARAVTEMNRAGPRPGDAPARLVTISQVLSLAGALTEAVGVQDVVQLVADEIAPAVGSQALVVLGSRAGRLHVLGHRGYPDARVVERFDGLPLSETTPGTHALTTGVPAFFDSREQLERLYPMRHATPDGFAAWAYLPLIASGRPVGTCVLAYAERHPFPADERAVLTSLGGLIAQALERAVLYDAKHQLAHGLQAALLPHTLPTLPGIDAAARYLPATQGMDIGGDFYDLVPVDGLAAAVIGDVQGHNVTAAGLMGQLRTAVRAYTTVGQTPEEVMRSTNRLLIDLGAELFASCLYLRLDPARGRAVMARAGHPPPLLRRPDGRVRVLDLAGGPLLGIDGSAGYPTTEVDLAPGSVLVLYTDGLIESPGVDIEDALAELGRQLAEAGDRPLDELADELVRRSAAARERSDDVALLLLRAAG; encoded by the coding sequence ATGTCCCCGGCGTCGGCGGGCGCCCGGACCCGGGTGGGACGGCCGCTGCTCACCCTCGCGCTGGCGTCGATGATGGACGAGGTGCACGCCCACTCCGGCGCGGTGTACCTCATGGCCGCCGACGAACCCGTACTGGAGATGGCGGTGATGGCCGGCCTGCCGCGGGCGTTCGCGGCGCCCTGGGAGCGGGTGGGGCTGAGCGCGCCGATCCCGGTGGCGGAGGCGGCGCGGGAGCGGCGGCTGGTGTGGGTGGGCGGCGAGCACGAGATGGCACGCCGCTATCCGCGGATCGCCGTGGTGCTGCCGTACCCCTTCGCGCTGGCCGCGGTGCCGGTGGCGACCGCGGCCAAGGTGTACGGCGCGGTCTTCGTGACCTGGCCCGGCTCGCACCCGCCGGACCTGTCCGACCGGGAGCGGGACCATCTGACCGCGGCCTGCGGGCGGCTCGCGGTGCGGCTGGAGCGGGCGGTGGAGGACAGCGTGTCGCCGCACACCGAGCCGGATCTGCTGGCCGCGGCCCACGTCGGCAGCCCGGCCGGGACGCTGGGCACGGTGGAGGCGGCACGGATGGTGGCGAGGCTGCCGTACGGACTGTGCTCGCTCGATCTGCACGGGCGGATCTCCTTCGCCAACGACGCGGCGGCCGAGCTGATCGGCGTCCCGGTCTCCCGGTTGCTGGGCTCGCAGCTGTGGGCGGCGGTGCCCTGGCTCAACGACCCGGTCTACGAGGACCGTTACCGGGGCGCGCTGCTCAGCCAGCACAGCACCTCGTTCGTGGCGCTGCGGCCGCCCGGGGACTGGCTGTCGTTCCGGCTGTACCCGAGCACCACCGGGCTGAGCGTCCGAGTGAGCCGGGCCCGGGCGGTGACGGAGATGAACCGGGCCGGCCCGCGGCCCGGGGACGCGCCGGCCCGGCTGGTGACGATCTCGCAGGTGCTGAGCCTGGCCGGAGCGCTGACCGAGGCCGTGGGGGTGCAGGACGTGGTGCAGCTGGTGGCCGACGAGATCGCCCCGGCGGTGGGGAGCCAGGCCCTGGTCGTCCTCGGTTCACGGGCGGGACGGCTGCACGTGCTCGGGCATCGCGGATATCCGGACGCGCGGGTCGTGGAGCGGTTCGACGGACTGCCGCTGAGCGAGACGACGCCGGGGACGCATGCCCTGACGACCGGGGTGCCGGCGTTCTTCGACTCCAGGGAACAGCTGGAACGTCTGTACCCGATGCGGCACGCCACCCCCGACGGGTTCGCGGCCTGGGCCTATCTGCCGCTGATCGCCTCCGGGCGCCCGGTGGGCACCTGTGTGCTGGCCTACGCCGAACGGCACCCCTTCCCGGCGGACGAGCGGGCGGTGCTGACGAGCCTGGGCGGGCTGATCGCGCAGGCCCTGGAGCGGGCCGTCCTGTACGACGCCAAGCACCAGTTGGCGCACGGTCTGCAGGCGGCCCTCCTCCCGCACACCCTGCCGACGCTGCCCGGCATCGACGCGGCGGCCCGCTATCTGCCGGCCACCCAGGGCATGGACATCGGCGGCGACTTCTACGACCTGGTGCCGGTGGACGGGCTCGCGGCCGCCGTGATCGGGGACGTGCAGGGCCACAACGTGACGGCGGCCGGGCTGATGGGGCAGCTCCGGACGGCGGTACGGGCGTACACGACCGTCGGTCAGACGCCGGAGGAGGTCATGCGCTCGACCAACCGGCTGCTCATCGACCTCGGCGCCGAGCTCTTCGCGAGCTGTCTGTATCTGCGGCTCGACCCGGCGCGGGGGCGGGCGGTCATGGCCCGGGCCGGGCATCCGCCGCCGCTGCTGCGCCGGCCGGACGGCCGGGTGCGGGTGCTGGACCTGGCCGGGGGCCCGCTGCTGGGCATCGACGGCTCGGCCGGCTACCCGACGACGGAGGTCGATCTCGCGCCCGGTTCCGTCCTCGTCCTCTACACGGACGGTCTGATCGAGTCCCCGGGCGTCGACATCGAGGACGCGCTCGCCGAGCTGGGACGGCAACTGGCCGAGGCCGGTGACCGTCCGCTCGACGAGCTGGCCGACGAACTCGTGCGCCGCAGCGCGGCGGCCCGGGAGCGGAGCGACGACGTGGCCCTGCTCCTGCTGCGGGCGGCGGGCTGA
- a CDS encoding ABC transporter ATP-binding protein — protein MSAGPARGGGMYGRGFRFLRARWRVLVRLGGWSVLETGQTFLTGYAPARALDEGFLAGRPGVGLGWLGAAAIGVLVGAYGTVRVYAAVAALVEPLRDLLVRRVVERGVRDADTGALSGLTQQVEIARDTFAGLVMVSRSFVFTSVGAVVGLASLDPLLLLVVGPPLAAGLGLFAATLRPLARRQEEFLVADEALADGLGRVCPGLRDITAAGAEQRVAADTGRLVDTERRAAYSLARWSVLRVASLALGGQLPIVLLLACAPWLLARGITAGALVGALAYVTQSLLPALRNLVHGLGTSGSRLVVVLRRLVREPTRTAPHDTNPPPGPADTTDPADAVRPAAHGLPAHGREALGPDHSPTLERAAGSGSPTPTRPTTPRLPTAHPLGAPALSLTALSFAYGPAATPVVDRLDLDLAPGAHLAVVGPSGIGKSTLTALIAGLLEPTGGRIRLWGHPVPSPAAAALRVLIPQEAYVHSGTLAENLGHLRQDPVPEPELLAAAEAVGLTPLLEALGGPRAAVDPATLSAGERQLVALARAHLSYAPLVLLDEATCHLDPRSEERAERAFANRPGTTLVVVAHRISSARRADRVLLMDGPRTAYGTHDELVRKSPAYRALVGGWTAVPPGRSEPALPLRDPDRVDAVAGPGLAGDRGHVVAHGPVGQAQAPRDLRDGGPLGREG, from the coding sequence ATGAGCGCCGGCCCGGCCCGCGGCGGCGGGATGTACGGGCGCGGCTTCCGGTTCCTGCGGGCCCGTTGGCGGGTGCTGGTCCGGCTCGGCGGCTGGTCCGTGCTGGAGACCGGGCAGACCTTCCTCACCGGGTACGCGCCCGCCCGCGCCCTGGACGAGGGGTTCCTGGCCGGACGGCCCGGTGTCGGACTCGGATGGCTCGGGGCGGCCGCGATCGGGGTGCTCGTCGGGGCGTACGGAACGGTACGGGTGTACGCCGCCGTCGCCGCGCTGGTGGAGCCGCTGCGGGACCTGCTGGTCCGGCGGGTGGTGGAGCGCGGGGTCCGGGATGCGGACACGGGTGCGCTGTCCGGGCTGACGCAGCAGGTCGAGATCGCGCGGGACACGTTCGCCGGGCTCGTGATGGTGTCGCGTTCGTTCGTCTTCACGTCCGTCGGCGCCGTGGTCGGACTGGCCTCGCTCGACCCGTTGCTGCTGCTGGTCGTGGGGCCGCCGCTCGCCGCGGGACTGGGCCTGTTCGCGGCCACCCTGCGTCCGCTGGCCCGGCGCCAGGAGGAGTTCCTGGTCGCCGACGAGGCGCTGGCCGACGGTCTGGGCAGGGTCTGTCCGGGCTTGCGGGACATCACGGCGGCCGGCGCGGAGCAGCGGGTCGCCGCCGACACGGGCCGGCTCGTGGACACCGAGCGGCGGGCCGCGTACTCCCTGGCCCGCTGGTCCGTCCTGCGCGTGGCCTCCCTCGCCCTGGGCGGCCAGCTCCCGATCGTCCTGCTCCTCGCCTGCGCCCCCTGGCTCCTGGCCCGCGGCATCACCGCGGGCGCCCTCGTCGGCGCCCTCGCCTACGTCACCCAGTCCCTCCTCCCGGCCCTGCGCAACCTGGTCCACGGCCTGGGCACGAGCGGCTCGCGCCTGGTGGTGGTCCTACGGCGGCTGGTCCGCGAGCCCACGCGGACGGCACCCCACGACACCAACCCTCCGCCCGGCCCGGCCGACACCACCGACCCGGCCGACGCGGTCCGCCCGGCGGCCCACGGCCTCCCCGCGCACGGACGTGAAGCCCTCGGACCCGACCACTCCCCCACCCTCGAACGGGCCGCCGGCTCCGGCTCACCCACTCCGACGCGGCCGACGACACCCCGGCTCCCCACCGCCCACCCCCTGGGGGCCCCCGCGCTCTCCCTCACCGCCCTCTCCTTCGCCTACGGCCCCGCCGCCACTCCCGTCGTCGACCGCCTCGACCTCGACCTCGCGCCCGGCGCCCACCTGGCCGTCGTAGGGCCCAGCGGGATCGGGAAGTCCACGCTCACCGCTCTGATCGCGGGGCTCCTGGAGCCCACCGGGGGGAGGATCCGGCTGTGGGGACACCCCGTGCCCTCACCCGCCGCGGCCGCGCTGCGCGTGCTCATCCCGCAGGAGGCGTACGTCCACAGCGGCACCCTCGCCGAGAACCTCGGCCATCTGAGGCAGGACCCGGTGCCCGAGCCGGAGCTGCTCGCGGCGGCCGAGGCCGTCGGGCTCACCCCGCTCCTCGAAGCGCTCGGCGGACCGCGGGCGGCCGTCGACCCGGCCACGCTGTCCGCGGGCGAGCGGCAGCTCGTCGCGCTGGCCCGGGCCCATCTGTCGTACGCCCCCCTCGTGCTGCTCGACGAGGCGACCTGCCATCTGGACCCGCGGTCCGAGGAGCGCGCCGAGCGGGCCTTCGCCAACCGGCCGGGGACCACGCTGGTGGTCGTCGCCCACCGGATCAGCTCGGCCCGCCGCGCGGACCGCGTGCTGCTGATGGACGGCCCGCGTACGGCGTACGGCACGCACGACGAGCTGGTGCGGAAGTCGCCCGCCTACCGCGCACTCGTGGGCGGCTGGACGGCGGTGCCCCCCGGGCGCTCAGAGCCAGCCCTGCCCCTGCGAGATCCGGATCGCGTCGATGCGGTTGCGGGCCCCGGTCTTGCGGGTGATCGCGGCCATGTAGTTGCGCACGGTCCCGTGGGACAGGCACAGGCTCCCCGCGATCTCCGCGATGGAGGCCCCCTCGGCCGCGAGGGATAA
- a CDS encoding ABC transporter ATP-binding protein — protein sequence MTTDTSPPATHGLLGPAPARCLVLCLVSTAATGAGLLLPAALGRTLDLLLAQAPATRWVLGCAALVLLVALLDAAETVLGGTLDARTTAWLRRRLTGHVLAVGPRAGARFGPGDLVARLVGNAAQAGTAPTARAALCAALAGPVGAVVALGLISPWLAAVFLAGAPVLALLLRAFARDTRACVTRYQEVQGRIAQALSEAVGGHRTIRAAGTQDRETARVLRPLPELSEAGHRMWRVQGRASGQSVAVAPLLQIAVVAVAGVLLARHRVTVGEVLAASRYAVLAAGVGVLVGRLAGLARARAAAGRLDEVLAEPAVEHGGRRLPPGPGRLELRGVTALRGARAVLDGVDLVVPGGTTLAVVGRSGAGKSLLAAVAGRLADPDAGEVLLDGVPLRELTHDELRRSIGYAFERPALLGGTVEEEIGLALASPSPARVREAARTARADDFVRRLPDGYDTLVADAPRSGGESQRLGLARAFAHGGRLLILDDALSSLDTVTEARIAEALVGGGAAGTRLLVAHRTATAARADAVAWLDGGRVRAVGPHEELWRLAEYRAVFGGEAEGADASDGGPS from the coding sequence ATGACGACTGACACCTCGCCTCCGGCCACGCACGGTCTCCTGGGTCCGGCCCCCGCCCGCTGTCTGGTCCTGTGCCTGGTGAGCACGGCGGCGACCGGCGCCGGACTGCTGCTGCCCGCGGCTCTCGGCCGCACCCTGGACCTGCTGCTCGCCCAGGCACCGGCGACCCGCTGGGTCCTGGGCTGCGCCGCACTGGTCCTCCTCGTCGCCCTGCTCGACGCGGCGGAGACCGTCCTCGGCGGCACCCTCGACGCCCGCACCACCGCCTGGCTGCGCCGGCGTCTGACCGGGCACGTCCTGGCCGTCGGGCCGCGCGCCGGCGCCCGCTTCGGGCCGGGAGACCTCGTCGCCCGCCTCGTCGGCAACGCCGCCCAGGCCGGCACCGCACCGACCGCCCGCGCCGCCCTGTGCGCCGCGCTCGCCGGACCGGTCGGCGCCGTCGTCGCCCTCGGCCTCATCTCCCCCTGGCTCGCCGCCGTGTTCCTGGCCGGAGCGCCGGTGCTCGCCCTGCTGCTGCGCGCCTTCGCCCGGGACACCCGCGCGTGCGTGACGCGCTACCAGGAGGTGCAGGGCCGGATCGCGCAGGCCCTGTCCGAGGCCGTCGGCGGACACCGCACCATCCGGGCCGCGGGGACACAGGACCGGGAGACCGCCCGCGTCCTGCGCCCGCTGCCCGAGCTGTCCGAGGCCGGGCACCGCATGTGGCGGGTGCAGGGCCGGGCCTCGGGCCAGTCCGTCGCCGTGGCCCCGCTGCTTCAGATCGCCGTGGTCGCCGTGGCCGGGGTCCTGCTCGCCCGGCACCGTGTCACGGTGGGCGAGGTCCTCGCCGCCTCCCGGTACGCGGTCCTCGCGGCCGGCGTGGGCGTGCTGGTGGGCCGGCTCGCCGGCCTGGCCCGGGCCCGGGCGGCGGCCGGACGTCTGGACGAGGTCCTCGCGGAGCCCGCCGTCGAGCACGGCGGACGCCGGCTGCCGCCCGGCCCGGGGCGGCTGGAACTGCGGGGCGTCACCGCCCTGCGCGGCGCACGCGCCGTCCTCGACGGGGTCGACCTCGTGGTGCCGGGCGGGACGACCCTGGCGGTGGTCGGCCGGTCGGGGGCGGGCAAGTCGCTGCTCGCCGCCGTCGCCGGGCGCCTCGCCGACCCGGACGCCGGGGAGGTCCTGCTCGACGGGGTGCCGCTGCGCGAGCTCACCCACGACGAGCTGCGCCGCTCGATCGGGTACGCCTTCGAACGCCCCGCCCTGCTCGGCGGCACCGTCGAGGAGGAGATCGGCCTCGCCCTCGCCTCCCCCTCCCCCGCCCGGGTCCGCGAGGCCGCCCGCACGGCCCGCGCCGACGACTTCGTGCGCCGGCTCCCCGACGGTTACGACACCCTCGTCGCGGACGCTCCCCGCTCCGGTGGGGAGTCCCAACGGCTGGGGCTGGCCCGTGCGTTCGCCCACGGCGGCCGGCTGCTCATCCTCGACGACGCCCTCTCCAGCCTCGACACGGTCACGGAGGCCCGCATCGCCGAGGCCCTGGTGGGCGGCGGGGCGGCCGGCACCCGTCTGCTGGTCGCCCACCGCACCGCCACGGCGGCCCGCGCGGACGCGGTGGCCTGGCTGGACGGCGGGCGGGTGAGGGCGGTGGGACCGCACGAGGAGCTGTGGCGGCTGGCGGAGTACCGGGCGGTGTTCGGGGGCGAGGCCGAGGGGGCGGACGCCTCGGACGGGGGACCGTCATGA
- a CDS encoding SapB/AmfS family lanthipeptide: MALLDLQTMESDEHTGGGGNSTLSLLSCVSAASVTLCL, translated from the coding sequence ATGGCACTTCTCGACCTGCAGACGATGGAGTCCGACGAGCACACCGGCGGCGGCGGCAACAGCACCCTGAGCCTGCTGTCCTGCGTCAGCGCCGCGAGCGTCACGCTCTGTCTCTGA